The genomic region TACATGCGCTGCTGCTGCGGATCCAGGCGCTGCTGCTGCCGATCCAGACGCTCGTGCTGAGCGGCGGGCATTGAACGAGAGTACAGGACGAGACGAGACCATGGGCGGGTGGTCGCGCGCTGCTGAGGCCCGCCTCGGGGCTGTCCGTGCGCTGCAATCCCCGCTAAAATTGCCGGAGATCGCAGTCAGCGAAAGCTGCGGGGAGTGGAGCTGAGCGGGTGCATGTCCACAGATGCGGTCAGGCCGGTTGCGGCTGCGTGGCTTTGTCTCGGCCTCTTGCTTGCCGGGTGCATGCTATGCGGTCCTGCGCGCGCGGAACCGGCCCCGGCAACGCGCAGCGAGCCCAAGCGTGTGCTGATGCTGCATTCCTTCGGGCGCGATTTCTTGCCCTGGAGCGAGTACGCACGCAGTATCAAGACCAATCTCGAGGAGCGCTCTCCTTGGCCGCTCGATATCCAGGAACATACGCTTCTTACCGCCCGGTTCATCGCGCCAGGTCCTGAGGGGCCCTTCGTCGAATATCTTGGCTCGCTGTACGAAGGGCGGCCACCTGACATCGTGATGAGCATTGGCGGACCGGCGGCAGGGTTCGTGCAAAGGCATCGCGAGAAGCTGTTTTCGAAGGCGCCAATGGTCCTCACCACAGTCGAGGAACGATTGATCGACCGAGCACGCCTGACCAGGAACGATGCGGTAGTGTCAGTCCGTAACGAATTCGTCACGGCCTTCCGCAACGTTCTGCAGGTGCTGCCGGACACGCAGACGATAGCCCTTGTCATTGGCGCGTCTGCGTTGGAGAAATTCTGGCTCGAAGAGGTCAAGCGGGACGTCAAGCCGCTCGAAGGCCGGGTTTCGTTCGTTTGGTACGGCGATCTGTCGTTCGAGGACATCCTGAAACGGGCGTCGACGCTTCCACCGCACACGGTTCTGTTCTGGGGGTTGATGTCGGTCGACGCGGCGGGTGTCGTTCATGATGGAAACCTTGCCTTGCATCGCCTTCAGGCCGTCGCGAACGCCCCAATTTTCTGCTTTGAGGAGTCGTTCTTCGGACGCGACATTGTCGGCGGTCCGATGCATTCAATTCCTGAACTCGGCCAAAAGACCGCCGATGCGGCACTGCGAATTCTGGGCGGGGAAGAGCCTGCAAACGTCAGAATTGAACCGATCGCATATGCTGCTCCCAAATACGATTGGCGGGAGTTGCAGCGCTGGGGCATCAGCGAGAGTCGCCTGCCCCCGGGAAGCACCATCCTGTTTCGCGAGCCGAGTATCTGGCAGCGCTATCACTGGCAGATGCTGATGATCTCGGCCGTGTTCCTGGTCCAGGCCGGACTCATCAGCGGGCTCCTGCACGAGCGTCGCCGCCGGCGGGTTGCCGAAGTCGAATCGCGTCAGCGCCTGACGGAACTCGCCCACGTCAACCGCTACTCGGCCGTTGGCGAGCTGACGACCTCGATCGCGCATGAACTGAACCAGCCCCTCGGATCGATTCTGACCAATGCCGAAACGGCAGAGCTCATGCTCAAGGCTGCCCAGCCCGATCTGGTCGAGATCCAGCAGATCCTCGCCGACATCAGAAGGGACGACCAACGGGCGAGCGAGGTGATCCGGAGGCTGCGCAGCGTTCTGAAGAAGACCCCGTTCGAGGTCAAGAACATCGAGCTCAACGATACGGTGCGCGAAGCAATTGGTCTCGTGAAGGCCCTCGCCCAGGGGCGCCGGATCACGTTGAGCTATCTGCCGGTCATGGCCGGCCTTCACGTCAAGGGCGATCCGGTCCAGCTTCAGCAGGTCATTCTCAACCTGATCATCAACGCGATGGATGCGATCTCCGACGCCGACACCGGAAAGCGGGAGGTCAGCGTCGCGACCATGCGTGCCGGCAATCAGGCCGAAATCAGGATCACTGATACCGGGCCTGGAATGGCCGCCTCCGACCTCGCAAACGTCTTCGATCCGTTCTTCACGACCAAACCGCAAGGCATGGGCATGGGGCTTGCGATCGCCAGAACCATCATCGAAGCCCATCACGGCACGATCTCCGCGGCGAACCAGCCGGCGGCAGGCGCACTGTTCACGATCCGGCTTCCGATTGCGCGCTGAGAGATGATCCGCGTCTCTCAGGGGCGGGCTGTTTCGGCCAAAAAATCCTTGTCGAATGCTCGTGTGTCCTTGCGCTGCGGCAGCCTGGACGGCTCTTTTCGTTGATCTCGATCAACAAATGCCGGCGCCCCGGCTTGATCCTCCCGCACTGGAAGTCCGAGGGAGGATGTGATGTTTCGTGGCGGCAAGACCCTGGTGGCGCTGGCGCTCTTGATGGCGACTTCGGTCGCTGCAACGGCGCAGACCACAACGACACCTGCAGCGCCGGCGCCGCAGGCGCAGCCCGCCAGTACGCCTGTGCCGGCGGCCGAGCTCTTGAAGCCCGAGCAGCTCGAGGCCCTCGTCGCGCCGATCGCGCTTTATCCCGACGAGTTGCTCGCCAATGTACTGGCCGCCTCGACCTATCCGCTGGAAGTGGTGCAGGCCGACCGCTGGCTGAAGGAGCGCAAGAGCCTGAAAGGCGATGCGCTGAAGACGGAAGTGGAGAAGCAGGGCTGGGACGATAGCGTCAAGGCGCTGGCCAGCACCGCCGATGTCCTCGCGATGATGAGCGAGCAGCTCGACTGGACCAAGAAGCTGGGCGATGCCTTTCTTGCGCAGCAGCCCGACGTGATGGACGCGATCCAGCGTCTGCGCAACAGGGCCTATGACAATAAGAAGCTCGTCACCACCAAGCAGCAGAAGGTCAGCGTCCAGTCTCAGGAAGGCAAGCAGGTCGTCCTGATCCAGCAGGCCGATCCCGCGGCGATGTACGTGCCGTATTACGACCCCGCGACGGTCTACGGCAGCTGGCCATATGCGGAATATCCGCCGTATTATTGGGGCTACCCGTCCTATATCGGCGCGGGCATGGTCGCCGCCGGCATCGCCTTCGGCACGGCCTGGGCGATCGGACGCTGGGGCAATTACTGGGGTGGCGGCTTCAACTGGGGCAACCGCAACGTCTATGTCAACCATCGCACCACGAACATCGGCAATGGCTGGCAGCACAATCCGGCGCATCGCGGCGGTGTGCGCTACAGCAACAGCAATGTTCAGCAGCGCTTCGGCAACAACAATCTGAAGGCCGGCGTGTCGGACCGGATGGATTTCCGTGGCCGCGACGGCAACCAGGTGCTGCGCCCCAATCAGGGTGCCGGGGACCGGGCGGGAGACCGCGCGGGTGATCGCGGCGGTCCAGGTGATCGTGCGGGCGATCGCGCCGGCAATCGCGGCGACCGTCCGGGCGCAGGCGATCGCCCCAGCGCAGGGACGCGCGACCGGCCTGGCGGCGGCGATCGTGCCGGTGCCGGCGATCGTGCCAAGGGTGCTGCCAAGGGTGCTGCCAAG from Bradyrhizobium sp. CB1015 harbors:
- a CDS encoding HAMP domain-containing sensor histidine kinase yields the protein MSTDAVRPVAAAWLCLGLLLAGCMLCGPARAEPAPATRSEPKRVLMLHSFGRDFLPWSEYARSIKTNLEERSPWPLDIQEHTLLTARFIAPGPEGPFVEYLGSLYEGRPPDIVMSIGGPAAGFVQRHREKLFSKAPMVLTTVEERLIDRARLTRNDAVVSVRNEFVTAFRNVLQVLPDTQTIALVIGASALEKFWLEEVKRDVKPLEGRVSFVWYGDLSFEDILKRASTLPPHTVLFWGLMSVDAAGVVHDGNLALHRLQAVANAPIFCFEESFFGRDIVGGPMHSIPELGQKTADAALRILGGEEPANVRIEPIAYAAPKYDWRELQRWGISESRLPPGSTILFREPSIWQRYHWQMLMISAVFLVQAGLISGLLHERRRRRVAEVESRQRLTELAHVNRYSAVGELTTSIAHELNQPLGSILTNAETAELMLKAAQPDLVEIQQILADIRRDDQRASEVIRRLRSVLKKTPFEVKNIELNDTVREAIGLVKALAQGRRITLSYLPVMAGLHVKGDPVQLQQVILNLIINAMDAISDADTGKREVSVATMRAGNQAEIRITDTGPGMAASDLANVFDPFFTTKPQGMGMGLAIARTIIEAHHGTISAANQPAAGALFTIRLPIAR
- a CDS encoding DUF3300 domain-containing protein is translated as MFRGGKTLVALALLMATSVAATAQTTTTPAAPAPQAQPASTPVPAAELLKPEQLEALVAPIALYPDELLANVLAASTYPLEVVQADRWLKERKSLKGDALKTEVEKQGWDDSVKALASTADVLAMMSEQLDWTKKLGDAFLAQQPDVMDAIQRLRNRAYDNKKLVTTKQQKVSVQSQEGKQVVLIQQADPAAMYVPYYDPATVYGSWPYAEYPPYYWGYPSYIGAGMVAAGIAFGTAWAIGRWGNYWGGGFNWGNRNVYVNHRTTNIGNGWQHNPAHRGGVRYSNSNVQQRFGNNNLKAGVSDRMDFRGRDGNQVLRPNQGAGDRAGDRAGDRGGPGDRAGDRAGNRGDRPGAGDRPSAGTRDRPGGGDRAGAGDRAKGAAKGAAKGGGDRAKAANRAGGGAASRGGGNRGGAMNVSSGRSAAAASARGRSSMASMPRGGGGGPSFAGRGGGGGMAMRGGGGGGGFRGGGGGGRRSDIALKHDVVLLGHLSSGLGYYRFSYIGSDKAYVGVMAQEVEQVMPDAVTRGSDGYLRVHYEKLGLTFRTYRDWLAGGAKIPAEVMP